A DNA window from Pseudarthrobacter sp. W1I19 contains the following coding sequences:
- a CDS encoding helix-turn-helix domain-containing protein has protein sequence MALRSDWSRRTCSMARGLDILGDPWTILVLREVFFGNGRFDAMKSRLEVADSVLTKRLAGLVESGLLTKRPYDDGGRTRSEYVLTEKGEDALPVLNAVTIWSEKHLPAPSEQAHLYVIHRDCGQRTSSADTCIHCGDRLTATNTSWHSQARTPSPVELATAASPKETAA, from the coding sequence ATGGCACTTCGATCTGACTGGTCCCGGCGCACCTGCAGCATGGCCCGCGGCCTGGATATCCTTGGCGATCCCTGGACCATCCTGGTCCTCCGGGAAGTGTTTTTCGGGAACGGCCGTTTCGATGCGATGAAATCCCGGCTGGAGGTGGCCGACTCCGTGCTCACCAAACGCCTGGCCGGCCTCGTGGAGTCCGGGCTGCTGACCAAGCGGCCGTACGACGACGGCGGCCGCACCAGGAGCGAGTACGTCCTCACGGAGAAGGGTGAAGACGCCCTCCCGGTGCTGAATGCCGTCACCATCTGGTCGGAGAAGCACTTGCCCGCCCCCTCCGAACAGGCCCACCTGTACGTCATTCACCGCGACTGCGGCCAGCGCACCAGTTCCGCCGATACCTGCATCCACTGCGGTGACCGCCTGACGGCGACCAACACCAGCTGGCACAGCCAGGCCAGGACACCATCGCCGGTGGAACTTGCCACCGCCGCATCCCCGAAGGAAACAGCCGCGTGA
- a CDS encoding VOC family protein — MAGVVHFEIPADDKERANGFYQSAFGWNLSPMQGMDYTIAITTPSDEQTGMPSAPGAINGALFPRTDNLRTPIITIDVEDMDAALAQVESAGGSVAQAKDAVPGMGYYAYFKDTEGNIMGLWQTDSSAGS; from the coding sequence GTGGCTGGAGTTGTGCATTTCGAGATCCCCGCCGACGACAAGGAACGCGCCAACGGCTTTTACCAAAGCGCATTTGGTTGGAACCTGAGCCCCATGCAGGGAATGGACTACACCATCGCCATCACCACGCCATCGGATGAACAAACAGGGATGCCCAGCGCGCCCGGTGCCATCAACGGTGCCCTGTTCCCGCGCACGGACAACCTCAGGACGCCCATCATCACTATCGATGTGGAGGACATGGACGCTGCCCTGGCGCAGGTGGAATCTGCCGGCGGTTCGGTGGCCCAGGCCAAGGACGCCGTTCCCGGCATGGGTTACTACGCCTACTTCAAGGACACCGAAGGCAACATCATGGGCCTCTGGCAGACAGATTCCTCGGCAGGAAGCTGA
- a CDS encoding MFS transporter: MHPAWIVAAVAFLALVGAAGFRAAPGVLMVPLQQEFGWSTTVLSAAVSINLVLFGLTAPFAAALMERLGIRAVTATALVLVGAGSALTVLVNQSWQILLTWGLLIGLGTGSMALVFAATIANTWFVKNRGLVIGILTAGSAAGQLVFLPFIAALAQDPGWRQASLLIAAGALAVVPLVLKFLKNSPADAGALPYGAEQPDAGTLQAVPVDSGPRVNAAVRTLQVLKRASKVRTFWALVAGFAICGATTNGLIGTHFIPSAHDHGMPETTAAGLLAVVGIFDIVGTIASGWLTDRFNPRILLAVYYQFRGIGLLVLPLLLSAEVQPSMIVFVVIYGLDWVATVPPTAAICRETFGADGSVVFGWVFAAHQLGAAAAALAAGVIRDSTGQYTYAWFGAAAMCTIAAVISATIRKHAAPREEPVPVA; this comes from the coding sequence CTGCACCCCGCATGGATCGTTGCCGCCGTCGCCTTCCTCGCGCTGGTGGGAGCGGCCGGTTTCCGGGCTGCTCCGGGGGTGCTGATGGTGCCCCTGCAGCAGGAGTTCGGCTGGTCCACCACGGTGCTTTCTGCTGCCGTCAGCATCAACCTGGTCCTTTTCGGGCTCACTGCGCCGTTCGCCGCAGCGCTCATGGAGCGCTTAGGCATCCGGGCCGTGACGGCAACGGCGCTGGTGCTGGTCGGTGCCGGCAGCGCACTGACCGTGCTGGTGAACCAGTCGTGGCAGATCCTGCTGACGTGGGGCCTGCTGATCGGGCTGGGGACCGGGTCCATGGCGCTGGTGTTCGCCGCCACGATCGCCAACACCTGGTTCGTCAAAAACCGGGGGCTGGTGATCGGCATCCTCACCGCAGGAAGCGCCGCCGGCCAGCTGGTCTTCCTCCCGTTTATCGCCGCGCTGGCGCAGGATCCTGGCTGGCGGCAGGCGTCGCTGCTCATCGCGGCAGGGGCCCTGGCGGTGGTTCCGCTGGTGCTGAAGTTCCTCAAGAACTCGCCGGCCGACGCCGGGGCGCTGCCGTACGGTGCGGAACAGCCGGATGCCGGCACCCTCCAGGCAGTTCCCGTGGACAGCGGTCCCCGCGTCAACGCCGCCGTGCGCACCCTGCAGGTGCTGAAGCGGGCCAGCAAGGTCCGCACCTTCTGGGCCCTGGTGGCGGGCTTCGCGATTTGCGGTGCCACTACCAACGGGCTGATCGGCACCCACTTCATCCCCTCCGCCCATGATCATGGCATGCCTGAAACCACCGCTGCTGGGCTGCTCGCCGTCGTCGGGATCTTCGATATTGTGGGCACCATCGCCTCGGGCTGGCTGACCGACCGGTTCAACCCCCGCATCCTGCTGGCTGTCTACTACCAGTTCCGGGGCATCGGCCTGCTGGTGCTGCCCCTGCTCCTGAGCGCCGAAGTGCAGCCCAGCATGATCGTGTTCGTGGTGATCTACGGCCTGGACTGGGTGGCCACCGTGCCGCCCACCGCGGCCATCTGCCGGGAAACGTTCGGCGCAGACGGCAGCGTGGTGTTCGGCTGGGTGTTTGCGGCCCATCAGCTCGGGGCTGCTGCCGCTGCCCTGGCCGCCGGCGTGATCCGGGACTCCACCGGCCAGTACACCTACGCCTGGTTCGGCGCGGCGGCGATGTGCACCATCGCCGCGGTCATCAGCGCCACGATCCGCAAGCATGCCGCCCCGCGGGAAGAGCCGGTCCCCGTGGCTTAA
- a CDS encoding alpha/beta fold hydrolase, whose product MDAVEVAGLRIAYQRVGSGPPLVLFHGAGEDSRIWRQQLEDLSRDFTVIAWDAPGCGQSDDPAPDLSARDLGLLAAGFVEQAVRGNGKPHILGLSWGSMVALELYKGYPDVPASLLLVSAYAGWAGSLPPEEVERRIAMVEAEIGEPPGKFVHEWLPTLFTPGADPAVVAEIAAIMLDVRPASLQALLSASGRADYRHVLPTITVPTLLIYGEEDQRSPLPVAHELHRQIPGAVLTVIPGAGHLVFAEAPDPFNAEVRRFLHGLA is encoded by the coding sequence ATGGACGCCGTTGAGGTAGCCGGACTCAGGATTGCCTACCAGCGGGTGGGCAGCGGGCCGCCGCTGGTCCTCTTCCATGGCGCGGGCGAGGACAGCAGGATTTGGCGTCAGCAGCTGGAGGACCTCTCCCGGGACTTCACGGTAATCGCCTGGGACGCTCCCGGATGCGGCCAGTCCGATGATCCTGCACCGGATCTTTCGGCCCGGGACCTGGGCCTGCTCGCTGCCGGCTTCGTGGAGCAGGCCGTCCGCGGCAATGGAAAGCCGCATATCCTGGGCCTGTCCTGGGGCTCAATGGTGGCGCTGGAGTTATACAAGGGGTACCCGGACGTCCCTGCATCGTTGCTGCTGGTGTCGGCGTATGCCGGCTGGGCAGGGTCGCTGCCGCCGGAGGAAGTGGAACGGCGGATTGCCATGGTGGAGGCAGAAATCGGCGAGCCGCCGGGAAAGTTCGTGCACGAGTGGCTGCCCACACTGTTCACGCCCGGCGCCGACCCTGCAGTAGTGGCCGAAATTGCAGCCATTATGCTCGATGTCCGCCCGGCAAGCCTGCAGGCATTGCTCAGCGCGAGCGGACGGGCGGACTACCGCCACGTCCTGCCCACGATTACTGTTCCCACGCTCCTGATCTACGGCGAGGAAGACCAGCGCTCACCGCTGCCGGTGGCGCATGAGCTGCACCGGCAGATTCCTGGGGCAGTGCTGACGGTGATTCCCGGCGCCGGGCATCTGGTGTTTGCCGAAGCCCCGGATCCGTTTAATGCCGAGGTCCGGCGCTTCCTGCATGGTCTCGCCTGA
- a CDS encoding DNA-3-methyladenine glycosylase, protein MTIAEAPARLAAAADASLRWYPGGPYDLARTLGPLLRGNSDPSFSAQGGVIWHAFTTPDGPATVRLSPAGSVDLEFRVDVQAWGPGAGAAISAAPRLLGVDDDWQEFDEPAFHATLPRMVREARRRSLALRLPSTGRMVDQLVPIILEQKVTVIEARRAYRYLVHRYGSPAPQAGLLAPPGLMLPPTAAQWAQIPSWEWHKAGVGPQRSATVMRALRSAVALERLAALPALEAAAKMQTIPGIGIWTAAEVVQRTHGCPDSISVGDYHLAAYVGAALTGRRTDDAGMLRLLAPWQGHRQRVVRMIQSTGFRKPTFGPRMTIQDHRRH, encoded by the coding sequence ATGACCATTGCAGAGGCACCCGCGCGGCTGGCAGCCGCCGCGGATGCGTCTCTCCGCTGGTATCCGGGTGGTCCGTATGACCTTGCCCGGACCCTGGGCCCGCTCCTGCGCGGCAACAGTGATCCGTCCTTCAGTGCCCAGGGCGGCGTCATCTGGCATGCCTTTACGACGCCGGACGGGCCGGCCACCGTGCGCCTCAGCCCCGCCGGCAGCGTGGATCTGGAGTTCCGGGTGGACGTCCAGGCATGGGGCCCGGGCGCAGGCGCGGCGATCAGCGCGGCGCCCCGGCTCCTGGGCGTGGATGATGACTGGCAGGAGTTTGACGAGCCGGCGTTCCACGCCACGCTCCCCCGCATGGTCCGGGAGGCGCGGCGGCGGAGCCTGGCCCTCCGGCTTCCCTCCACCGGGCGGATGGTCGACCAGCTCGTGCCGATCATCCTGGAGCAGAAAGTGACCGTGATCGAGGCCCGGCGGGCCTACCGTTACCTGGTGCACCGCTACGGCTCCCCCGCACCGCAGGCAGGCTTGCTGGCTCCCCCGGGACTGATGCTGCCGCCCACCGCCGCACAATGGGCTCAGATCCCCAGCTGGGAGTGGCACAAGGCGGGTGTGGGACCACAGCGTTCAGCGACGGTCATGCGGGCGCTGCGTTCCGCCGTCGCGCTTGAACGGCTGGCAGCACTGCCGGCGCTGGAGGCGGCAGCGAAGATGCAGACCATTCCGGGCATCGGCATCTGGACGGCGGCGGAGGTGGTGCAGCGGACGCATGGCTGCCCGGACTCCATCTCAGTGGGCGACTACCACCTGGCGGCGTACGTCGGCGCAGCGCTGACGGGCCGGCGGACGGACGACGCCGGCATGCTCCGGCTGCTGGCCCCCTGGCAGGGGCACCGGCAGCGGGTGGTGCGGATGATCCAAAGCACAGGCTTCCGGAAACCCACCTTCGGCCCGCGGATGACCATCCAGGACCACCGCCGGCACTGA
- a CDS encoding cystathionine gamma-synthase, with translation MSLPENQGFNTRAVHAGQPFEPRTGAVVPPLHFSSTYAQDGIGGLRDGYEYGRGGNPTRDALQEQLAALEGGTHAYSFSSGLAAEDSLIRALTRPGDHIVLGNDAYGGTYRLISRVLGGWGIGNTPVDMANLDAVRQAVAANKTRFVWVETPSNPLMKITDIAALAEIAHDAGALLVVDNTFASPYLQTPLALGADVVVHSTTKYIGGHSDVVGGAVVVKDAELAEKIGFVQFAVGAVSGPMDAFLTTRGLKTLGVRMDRHSLNGQAVAEWLLERPEVEAVLYPGLPSHPGHELAKKQMRSFGGMVSVQFKGGEAAARKVAESTRVFTLAESLGGIESLMNYPSEMTHASVKGTELAVPVNLLRLSCGIEDVEDLVADLEQAFSSIP, from the coding sequence ATGTCCCTCCCGGAAAACCAAGGTTTCAACACCCGCGCCGTCCACGCCGGCCAGCCCTTCGAGCCGCGCACCGGCGCCGTGGTTCCGCCGCTGCACTTCAGCTCGACCTACGCCCAGGACGGCATCGGTGGGCTCCGCGACGGCTACGAGTACGGCCGCGGCGGCAACCCCACCAGGGACGCGTTGCAGGAACAGCTCGCGGCTTTGGAGGGTGGCACGCACGCCTACAGCTTCAGTTCAGGGTTGGCGGCCGAGGATTCACTCATCCGCGCCCTGACCCGGCCGGGTGACCACATCGTGCTGGGCAACGACGCCTACGGCGGGACCTACCGGCTCATCAGCCGTGTGCTGGGCGGCTGGGGGATCGGCAACACTCCGGTGGACATGGCCAACCTCGACGCCGTCCGGCAGGCCGTTGCCGCCAACAAAACCCGCTTCGTGTGGGTGGAGACGCCGTCCAACCCGCTGATGAAGATCACGGACATCGCCGCGCTCGCAGAGATAGCGCACGACGCCGGCGCCCTCCTCGTCGTCGACAACACCTTCGCGTCGCCCTACCTGCAGACTCCGCTCGCCCTGGGTGCCGATGTGGTGGTCCACTCCACTACTAAATACATTGGCGGGCATTCGGACGTAGTGGGCGGCGCCGTGGTGGTCAAGGACGCCGAACTCGCCGAGAAGATCGGCTTTGTGCAGTTCGCCGTGGGTGCTGTTTCAGGTCCCATGGACGCATTTCTCACCACCCGCGGTCTGAAGACGCTGGGCGTGCGGATGGACCGGCACAGCCTCAACGGCCAAGCCGTGGCGGAGTGGCTGCTGGAGCGACCCGAAGTGGAGGCTGTCCTGTATCCGGGGCTGCCGTCCCACCCCGGCCACGAGCTCGCGAAGAAGCAGATGCGCAGCTTCGGCGGCATGGTGTCGGTGCAGTTCAAGGGCGGCGAAGCGGCTGCCCGGAAGGTGGCCGAATCAACCAGGGTGTTCACCCTGGCCGAGTCGCTGGGCGGCATCGAGTCGCTGATGAACTACCCGTCGGAAATGACCCACGCCTCGGTCAAGGGCACCGAGCTCGCTGTCCCGGTGAACCTGCTCCGGCTGTCCTGCGGCATCGAGGACGTGGAGGACCTGGTGGCGGACCTGGAGCAGGCGTTCTCCTCCATCCCCTAG
- a CDS encoding acyl-CoA dehydrogenase family protein, producing MTPDPSSDVLALDSLLSADELALRQKVRDFTAQRIRPDIARWYENAVFPLELAPELGELGVLGMHLQGYGCPGRTAVEYGLAAMELEAGDSGIRTFVSVQGSLAMTAIHTWGSEDQKQEWLPRMAAGEVIGCFALTEPTAGSDPSSMTTFARRDGSGDDAGWVLNGAKRWIGLASIAGVMVVWAMTDDGVHGFLVPAGTPGVTATPIAQKLSMRASIQCDVVFDDVRLGPEALLPAARGLRGPFTCLNEARYGIAWGAMGAARDSYTAALAYSQERLQFGKPLAGYQLTQEKLVNMLVEIQKGTLLALHLGRLKDAGVLRPEQISLGKLNNVREAIKVAREARSILGGNGITLDYPPLRHAANLESVRTYEGTDEVHTLILGQHITGLGAFR from the coding sequence GTGACACCTGACCCGTCGTCTGATGTCCTCGCCCTCGATTCCCTGCTGAGCGCGGACGAACTGGCCCTCCGGCAGAAGGTCCGGGACTTCACCGCCCAGCGGATCAGGCCGGACATCGCCCGCTGGTATGAGAATGCTGTCTTTCCCCTGGAGCTCGCACCGGAACTTGGTGAGCTCGGGGTGCTGGGGATGCACCTGCAGGGCTACGGCTGCCCTGGCCGTACCGCGGTCGAATACGGCCTGGCGGCGATGGAACTGGAAGCCGGAGACTCCGGAATCCGGACATTCGTTTCGGTGCAGGGTTCGCTGGCCATGACCGCCATCCACACGTGGGGCTCGGAGGACCAGAAGCAGGAGTGGCTCCCCCGGATGGCCGCCGGGGAGGTCATCGGCTGCTTTGCGCTGACCGAGCCCACCGCCGGTTCCGATCCGTCCTCCATGACCACCTTCGCCCGACGCGACGGCTCAGGTGACGACGCCGGCTGGGTGCTCAATGGCGCCAAGCGCTGGATCGGGCTCGCTTCGATAGCGGGGGTCATGGTGGTGTGGGCCATGACGGACGACGGCGTGCACGGCTTCCTGGTGCCGGCCGGAACGCCCGGCGTGACGGCCACGCCTATCGCGCAGAAGCTGTCCATGCGTGCGTCCATCCAGTGCGATGTGGTGTTCGACGACGTCCGGCTGGGTCCGGAGGCCCTGCTCCCGGCGGCGCGCGGCCTGCGAGGGCCGTTCACCTGCCTCAACGAAGCGCGGTACGGCATCGCCTGGGGCGCCATGGGTGCTGCCCGCGATTCCTACACTGCAGCACTGGCGTACTCGCAGGAGCGGCTCCAGTTCGGCAAGCCGCTGGCCGGCTACCAGCTGACACAGGAAAAGCTGGTGAACATGCTGGTGGAGATCCAGAAGGGCACGCTGCTGGCGCTGCACCTGGGCCGGCTCAAGGACGCCGGTGTGCTGCGGCCGGAGCAGATCTCGCTGGGCAAGCTGAACAACGTCCGCGAGGCCATTAAAGTAGCTCGCGAGGCCCGGTCCATCCTGGGCGGCAACGGGATAACCCTGGACTACCCGCCCCTGCGGCATGCGGCCAATCTGGAATCGGTGCGCACCTATGAGGGCACCGACGAAGTCCACACCCTGATCCTCGGCCAGCACATCACCGGCCTCGGCGCCTTCCGCTGA
- a CDS encoding cystathionine beta-synthase, with protein MKYAQSVLDLIGNTPLIKLNHVTEGIKATVLVKLEYVNPGGSIKDRIAAKMIEDAERDGKLQPGGTIIEPTSGNTGVGLALVAQQKGYKCIFVVPDKVGEDKRAVLQAYGAEVVVTPTAVPPDSPQSYYGVSDRLVRETPGAYKPDQFSNPAAPGSHYETTGPEIWRDTDGKVTHCVIGAGTGGTITGTGRYLKEVSAGRLESDGGLVRIIGADPEGSVYSGGTGRPYFVEGVGEDMWPANYDKSVPDQVIAVSDADSFAMTRRLAREEGLLVGGSSGMAVVAALQAARDLPESAVVVVILPDSGRGYLAKIFNDQWMRSYGFLSGGEETSVGEVIKSKNGELPDLVHIHPNESVRDVINIMNEFGVSHIPVLSQEPPVVMGEVLGAVDERSLTAKLFRGEAKLTDKIAEHMGPKLPVIGSLETISAARELLSDVDTVMVTFVGAPVGILTRHDLLAYLSN; from the coding sequence ATGAAGTACGCCCAGTCCGTCCTGGACCTCATCGGCAATACCCCGCTCATCAAGCTCAACCATGTGACGGAGGGCATCAAAGCCACCGTCCTGGTCAAACTGGAGTACGTGAACCCGGGCGGATCCATCAAGGACCGCATCGCGGCCAAAATGATCGAGGACGCCGAGCGGGACGGCAAGCTGCAGCCCGGCGGCACCATCATCGAACCCACCTCCGGCAATACGGGCGTGGGCCTGGCTCTCGTTGCCCAGCAGAAGGGCTACAAGTGCATCTTTGTGGTTCCGGACAAGGTGGGCGAGGACAAACGGGCCGTCCTGCAGGCCTACGGCGCGGAAGTAGTGGTGACGCCTACAGCCGTTCCGCCGGACAGCCCGCAGAGCTACTACGGCGTCTCGGACCGGCTGGTGCGCGAAACGCCCGGCGCGTACAAGCCGGACCAGTTCTCCAACCCGGCTGCGCCGGGCAGCCACTATGAGACCACGGGCCCGGAAATCTGGCGCGATACTGACGGCAAGGTCACCCATTGCGTGATCGGTGCCGGCACCGGCGGCACCATCACCGGCACCGGCCGGTACCTCAAGGAGGTTTCGGCCGGCAGGCTGGAGTCCGACGGCGGACTGGTCCGGATCATCGGCGCCGACCCCGAAGGTTCGGTCTACTCAGGAGGCACCGGACGCCCCTACTTCGTCGAAGGCGTGGGGGAGGACATGTGGCCGGCGAACTACGACAAGTCCGTCCCGGACCAGGTGATCGCCGTCAGCGACGCTGACTCGTTTGCGATGACCCGCCGCCTCGCCCGCGAGGAAGGCCTGCTGGTGGGTGGCTCCTCGGGCATGGCTGTAGTAGCCGCGCTGCAGGCGGCGCGGGACCTGCCGGAGAGCGCCGTCGTCGTCGTGATCCTTCCCGACTCCGGACGCGGCTACCTGGCCAAAATCTTCAACGACCAGTGGATGCGCTCCTACGGTTTCCTCTCCGGCGGTGAAGAAACCTCGGTAGGTGAGGTGATCAAGTCCAAGAACGGCGAACTGCCGGACCTGGTGCACATCCACCCCAACGAATCCGTCCGCGATGTCATCAACATCATGAACGAGTTCGGTGTCAGCCACATCCCGGTCCTGTCCCAGGAGCCACCCGTGGTCATGGGCGAGGTGCTGGGCGCGGTGGATGAGCGCAGCCTCACGGCCAAGCTGTTCCGCGGCGAGGCGAAGCTGACGGACAAGATCGCCGAGCACATGGGCCCCAAACTGCCCGTCATCGGTTCACTGGAGACCATCTCGGCGGCCAGGGAACTGCTCTCGGACGTGGATACGGTGATGGTCACGTTCGTTGGTGCACCGGTGGGCATCCTCACCCGGCACGACCTTCTGGCCTACCTCAGCAACTGA
- a CDS encoding SDR family oxidoreductase: MEPLLPGAVRNTALITGAGRLASIGAGIARQLAAEGWDLVLAYWQEYDARMPWGSEPDDVVRLTAELEAIGAQVHTLPADLEDPAAAEQLLGEAVRLAGPLQGLVLSHAESVDSGILDTSLESFERHFAVNTRASWQLIAAFARHVTDDGGAIVALTSDHTAFNLPYGASKGALDRIVIAAARELGPLGISANVLNPGPVDTGWMDDEVRTAVTAQQPTGRLGTPADVAGTVAFLLSPAGRWVSGQLIKADGGFSA, translated from the coding sequence ATGGAACCCCTTTTGCCAGGCGCCGTCCGCAACACTGCCTTGATCACGGGTGCTGGCCGCCTTGCCTCCATTGGTGCCGGGATCGCCCGGCAGCTGGCGGCCGAAGGCTGGGACCTGGTTCTGGCTTACTGGCAGGAGTACGATGCCCGGATGCCGTGGGGGAGCGAGCCGGACGACGTCGTACGCCTGACCGCCGAGCTGGAGGCGATCGGTGCCCAGGTGCATACCCTGCCGGCGGATCTGGAGGACCCGGCCGCCGCGGAGCAGTTGCTGGGAGAAGCCGTCCGCCTGGCCGGCCCGCTGCAGGGCCTGGTGCTCAGCCACGCCGAGTCCGTTGATTCGGGAATCCTGGACACCAGCCTGGAATCCTTCGAGCGCCACTTTGCCGTTAATACGCGTGCGAGCTGGCAGCTGATTGCCGCCTTCGCCCGGCACGTGACGGACGACGGCGGCGCGATCGTTGCGCTGACCAGTGACCACACAGCGTTCAACCTTCCCTACGGCGCGTCGAAAGGGGCCCTGGACAGGATCGTGATTGCCGCCGCGCGGGAGCTGGGCCCACTGGGCATCTCCGCCAACGTCCTGAACCCAGGGCCCGTGGACACAGGCTGGATGGACGACGAGGTCCGTACAGCAGTGACGGCTCAGCAGCCCACCGGCCGGCTGGGCACCCCCGCGGACGTGGCCGGTACTGTGGCATTCCTGCTCTCACCGGCCGGCCGCTGGGTATCTGGCCAACTGATCAAAGCCGACGGTGGCTTCTCGGCCTGA
- a CDS encoding APC family permease: MSTEITTTGGPGGAHGAGVPAKGLRAGILDLGDSVMLGLASTAPVYSLAATLGLIVAVNGDYTPLILLIGFIPVLFIAYAFRELNSAIPDCGTTFTWSRRAFGPWAGWLGGWGVALAGTIVLANLAQVAGQYLWLLVGDGSLAENKVLVTATGVLFIAVMTLVNYRGIRLGEHVQRVLTYVQYISLGIFALAIVVGIIRGSASGDTTIQPFDFDWFNPVGAFADPGAVVHGALLALFIYWGWDTCLAVNEETENPSTTPGRGAVISAFVLVAIYVSVGLLVMMYATVGTEGIGLGNEANQDDVFLAMKDVVLGPWGWLIVVAVLASVLSSTQTTILPTARGTLSMGVHGALPAKFGEVHPKNQTPGFSTQVMGGAAIAYYVAMSFLSENLLSDSISAISLFIAFYYALTGFACFWFFRNTLRQSARNLWFRGILPLAGALLLTAAFFVSAVQMWDPAYGDTRIFGVGGAFVSGVVLLALGVVLAIVCRFLPATRTYFVGKP, from the coding sequence ATGAGCACAGAGATTACGACGACGGGAGGCCCGGGCGGAGCGCACGGTGCCGGCGTCCCGGCCAAGGGACTCCGCGCCGGGATCCTGGACCTCGGCGACTCCGTCATGCTGGGCCTGGCCTCAACCGCCCCGGTCTACTCCCTCGCCGCAACCCTTGGACTGATCGTGGCGGTAAATGGGGACTACACTCCCCTGATCCTGCTCATCGGTTTTATCCCGGTCCTGTTCATCGCCTACGCCTTCCGGGAACTGAACAGCGCCATCCCGGATTGCGGCACCACGTTCACCTGGTCCCGGCGTGCCTTCGGGCCATGGGCAGGCTGGCTGGGCGGCTGGGGTGTTGCGCTCGCAGGCACCATCGTCCTGGCCAACCTTGCGCAGGTGGCAGGCCAGTACCTGTGGCTACTGGTGGGTGACGGTTCGCTGGCGGAAAACAAGGTACTGGTGACTGCCACGGGCGTGCTGTTCATTGCCGTGATGACGCTGGTGAATTACCGCGGCATCCGCCTGGGCGAGCACGTGCAGCGTGTCCTCACGTACGTGCAGTACATTTCGCTGGGCATTTTTGCCCTGGCCATCGTGGTGGGAATCATCAGGGGCTCAGCCAGCGGCGACACCACCATCCAGCCCTTCGATTTTGACTGGTTCAACCCAGTAGGCGCCTTCGCCGATCCCGGCGCCGTGGTGCACGGCGCCCTGCTGGCCCTCTTTATTTACTGGGGCTGGGACACGTGCCTGGCGGTCAACGAGGAAACCGAAAACCCCTCCACCACGCCCGGCCGCGGCGCCGTCATCTCGGCCTTCGTCCTGGTGGCCATCTATGTCTCGGTTGGGCTCCTGGTGATGATGTACGCCACGGTGGGCACGGAAGGGATCGGGCTCGGCAACGAGGCGAACCAGGACGATGTCTTCCTGGCCATGAAGGACGTGGTGCTGGGCCCGTGGGGCTGGCTGATCGTCGTCGCAGTCCTGGCCTCGGTCCTGTCCTCCACCCAGACCACCATCCTGCCCACCGCCCGCGGCACCCTGTCCATGGGCGTCCACGGCGCCCTGCCGGCAAAGTTCGGTGAAGTGCATCCAAAGAACCAGACACCCGGCTTCTCCACCCAGGTGATGGGCGGCGCCGCCATTGCCTACTACGTGGCCATGAGCTTCCTCAGCGAAAACCTGCTCTCGGACTCCATCAGCGCCATCAGCCTCTTTATCGCCTTCTACTACGCCCTCACCGGCTTCGCCTGCTTCTGGTTCTTCCGGAATACGCTCCGGCAGTCGGCGCGGAACCTGTGGTTCCGGGGCATCCTGCCGCTCGCGGGGGCGCTGCTGCTGACCGCTGCCTTCTTCGTCTCAGCCGTGCAGATGTGGGACCCGGCCTACGGCGATACCCGGATCTTCGGCGTCGGCGGTGCCTTTGTCAGCGGCGTGGTGCTCCTGGCTCTGGGCGTGGTCCTGGCGATCGTCTGCCGGTTCCTGCCCGCTACGCGCACCTACTTTGTGGGGAAACCGTGA